Proteins from a genomic interval of Diceros bicornis minor isolate mBicDic1 chromosome 34, mDicBic1.mat.cur, whole genome shotgun sequence:
- the LOC131397334 gene encoding vomeronasal type-1 receptor 4-like, with product MVTRDFTIAMVFLSETIVGILGNVSLLYHHLFLHFTGYRVRFTDLIVEHLLVANTLVLLSSGIPITVVAFGWKHFLNNIGCQLVYYTHRVARGVSIGNTCLLSVFQAITISPRNSRWADLKVKAPKYIGSSIFLCWILQLLTNILFTFYVTGNWSNIKITKKKDLGLCSIVIYDRITALLNAGLLLLPDVACLGLMVWTSGFMLLLLHRHKHQIQHIHRTNISPRSSAESRATQSILVLVSTFVSLCTLSSIFNIYLALSSHPSRWLVIFIGPITLCFPTVSPYILMSHDRRVSKFFLSWIRIR from the coding sequence ATGGTCACCAGAGATTTCACAATAGCAATGGTCTTCTTATCAGAGACTATAGTCGGAATCCTGGGGAATGTCTCTCTTCTTTACCATCATCTCTTCCTTCACTTCACTGGATACAGGGTACGGTTCACAGATTTGATTGTGGAACATCTGCTGGTAGCGAACACCTTGGTCCTGCTCTCTTCAGGAATCCCAATTACAGTGGTAGCATTTGGGTGGAAACATTTTCTCAATAATATTGGATGCCAACTTGTTTACTATACTCACAGAGTGGCCAGGGGTGTGTCCATTGGCAACACCTGCCTTTTGAGTGTCTTCCAGGCCATCACTATCAGCCCCAGGAACTCCAGGTGGGCAGACCTCAAAGTGAAAGCTCCAAAGTACATTGGGTCATCTATTTTCCTCTGCTGGATCCTACAACTGCTGACAAAtatcctttttactttttatgtgACTGGTAATTGGAGCAACATAaagatcacaaagaaaaaagatttgggaTTATGTTCTATTGTAATTTATGACAGAATCACAGCATTACTAAATGCAGGATTGTTATTACTCCCCGATGTTGCATGTTTGGGGCTCATGGTCTGGACCAGTGGCTTTATGCTTCTCCTCCTGCACAGGCACAAGCACCAGATCCAACACATTCATAGGACCAATATCTCTCCTAGATCCTCTGCCGAATCCAGAGCCACCCAAAGCATCCTTGTCTTGGTGAGCACTTTTGTGTCTTTGTGCACTCTCTCTTCCATCTTTAACATTTATTTGGCTCTTTCTAGTCATCCCAGCCGGTGGCTGGTGATCTTCATTGGACCAATTACTCTGTGTTTCCCAACTGTAAGCCCCTACATTCTCATGAG